The Kosakonia sacchari SP1 genome includes a window with the following:
- the gloA gene encoding lactoylglutathione lyase: protein MRLLHTMLRVGNLQRSIEFYTNVLGMKLLRTSENPEYKYSLAFVGYGPESEEAVIELTYNWGVENYDLGNAYGHIALSVENAAQACEAIRNNGGNVTREAGPVKGGTTVIAFVEDPDGYKIELIEEKDAGKGLGN from the coding sequence ATGCGCTTACTTCACACCATGCTGCGCGTCGGCAACCTGCAACGCTCCATCGAATTTTATACTAACGTGCTGGGCATGAAGCTGCTGCGTACCAGTGAAAACCCGGAATATAAATATTCGCTGGCTTTCGTTGGCTACGGCCCGGAAAGCGAAGAAGCGGTGATTGAACTGACCTACAACTGGGGCGTGGAAAACTACGATCTGGGTAATGCTTACGGTCATATCGCGCTGAGCGTGGAAAACGCGGCGCAAGCTTGCGAAGCTATCCGCAACAACGGCGGTAATGTGACGCGTGAAGCGGGTCCAGTAAAAGGTGGAACCACGGTTATCGCCTTCGTTGAAGATCCGGACGGTTACAAAATCGAGCTGATCGAAGAGAAAGACGCCGGTAAAGGCCTGGGTAACTAA
- the rnt gene encoding ribonuclease T, with protein MSDNAQLTGLCDRFRGFYPVVIDVETAGFNAKTDALLEVAAITLKMDEQGWLMPDSTLHFHVEPFEGANLQPEALAFNGIDPNNPLRGAISEHDALHAIFKMVRKGIKDQGCNRAIMVAHNATFDHSFMMAAAERASLKRNPFHPFVTFDTASLSGLALGQTVLSKACGAAGIAFDASQAHSALYDTEQTALLFCEIVNRWKRLGGWPLPIADENEA; from the coding sequence ATGTCCGATAACGCTCAACTGACTGGTCTGTGCGACCGTTTTCGCGGTTTTTACCCTGTGGTAATAGATGTTGAAACCGCCGGGTTTAACGCCAAAACTGACGCGCTGCTGGAAGTCGCCGCCATTACGCTGAAAATGGATGAACAAGGCTGGCTCATGCCCGACAGCACGCTGCATTTCCACGTTGAGCCTTTCGAAGGCGCGAATCTGCAACCCGAAGCGCTGGCCTTTAACGGTATTGATCCGAACAACCCGCTGCGTGGTGCGATAAGTGAGCATGACGCGCTGCACGCCATTTTTAAAATGGTGCGCAAAGGCATTAAAGATCAGGGTTGTAACCGCGCGATCATGGTGGCGCACAATGCGACATTCGATCACAGTTTTATGATGGCCGCTGCGGAGCGCGCTTCGCTGAAACGCAACCCGTTCCACCCGTTTGTCACCTTCGATACCGCGTCATTAAGCGGGCTGGCGCTAGGGCAGACAGTGCTGTCAAAAGCCTGTGGCGCGGCGGGCATCGCGTTTGACGCCTCGCAGGCGCACTCCGCACTGTACGATACAGAGCAAACCGCCCTGCTGTTTTGCGAAATCGTCAACCGCTGGAAGCGTCTCGGCGGCTGGCCGTTGCCCATCGCGGATGAAAATGAGGCATAA
- a CDS encoding FUSC family protein encodes MKSPVWLWQNLPWVKATTGQWRYALRNGIAMCLALTVAYYLDLDEPYWAMTSAAAVSFPTVGGVISKSLGRIAGSLLGASAALIIAGQTLNDPWLFLFAMATWIGFCTWACAQFTNNVAYAFQLAGYTAAIIAFAMVDVTDITELWDIAQARVCEVILGILCGGMMMMILPGNADGTTLLTALKKMHARLLEHASLLWQPETTDAIRTAHESVIGQILTTNLLRIQAFWSHYRFRRQNSLLTWLLHQQLRMTSVISSLRRMLLNWPDAPENLRLVLEQLLSALAHPRADALTVARIIAPLAPGISGDYRHHAFWQRLRYFCRLYLTSSRWLARVENASPVSSYTPPRSPGLMRDTDNAEALWSGIRTFCALSLVGAWSINTQWESGSAALTLAATSCVLYSVSPAPFNSLTLLLRTLVLLTLFSFMVKFGLMVQVSELEVFLLFLFPLLTTLQLLKLQMPKLAGLWGQLIVFMGSFIAVTNPPVYDFADFLNDNLAKISGVALAWLAFAVLRPGSDARKSRRHIRALRRSFVDQLSRLPQLSEHEFESVVYHHISQLSHSQDAQARRWLLRWGVVLLNCSHVVWQLRGWEIRSDPLSKVRELCIVLLRDVMSERGVQQRTLSATLAELQRISAVLGKHHQPAARELASVIWRLYCALSQLEQAPAAGTLT; translated from the coding sequence ATGAAATCGCCGGTCTGGCTCTGGCAAAATCTGCCCTGGGTGAAAGCCACTACCGGGCAGTGGCGTTATGCGCTGCGTAACGGTATCGCGATGTGTCTGGCGCTTACGGTGGCTTATTATCTCGATCTCGATGAACCTTACTGGGCCATGACATCCGCAGCCGCTGTCAGCTTTCCCACCGTTGGCGGTGTGATCAGCAAAAGCCTTGGACGTATTGCCGGGAGCCTGCTTGGGGCCAGCGCAGCGCTGATCATTGCCGGTCAGACGCTTAATGATCCGTGGCTGTTTCTGTTTGCTATGGCTACCTGGATTGGCTTTTGTACCTGGGCCTGTGCGCAGTTCACCAATAATGTCGCCTATGCCTTTCAACTGGCGGGTTATACCGCCGCGATTATCGCCTTCGCAATGGTCGATGTGACCGATATTACCGAATTGTGGGACATTGCTCAGGCACGGGTGTGCGAAGTGATTCTGGGGATTTTGTGCGGTGGCATGATGATGATGATCCTGCCCGGCAATGCGGACGGAACCACCCTGCTGACGGCATTGAAAAAAATGCATGCGCGGTTGCTGGAACATGCAAGCCTGCTGTGGCAGCCAGAAACCACAGACGCTATCCGCACCGCCCATGAGAGCGTTATCGGCCAGATCCTCACCACCAATTTACTGCGAATTCAGGCGTTCTGGAGTCATTACCGTTTTCGGCGGCAAAACAGTTTGCTTACCTGGTTACTGCACCAACAGTTGCGCATGACCAGTGTGATCTCCAGTCTACGCAGAATGCTACTGAACTGGCCCGACGCACCGGAAAATTTGCGCCTGGTTCTCGAACAACTGCTCTCCGCGCTTGCTCACCCACGCGCGGATGCGCTTACCGTCGCACGCATTATCGCCCCGCTCGCGCCCGGGATAAGCGGCGATTACCGGCACCACGCATTCTGGCAGCGGTTACGCTACTTTTGCCGTTTATACCTCACCAGTAGCCGCTGGCTGGCCCGCGTGGAGAATGCTTCGCCGGTCAGCAGTTACACACCACCACGAAGCCCCGGTTTGATGCGTGATACAGATAATGCCGAAGCGCTGTGGAGCGGCATTCGCACTTTTTGTGCGCTGAGTCTGGTCGGCGCATGGAGCATCAATACGCAGTGGGAATCGGGCTCGGCGGCGCTGACGCTGGCGGCTACCAGCTGTGTGCTTTACTCCGTCTCACCCGCGCCGTTTAACTCCCTGACGCTGCTGCTACGTACCTTAGTCTTGCTGACGCTGTTCAGCTTTATGGTGAAATTCGGCCTGATGGTGCAAGTCAGCGAGCTGGAAGTGTTTCTGCTGTTTCTTTTCCCGCTGTTAACCACCCTGCAATTGTTGAAACTGCAAATGCCAAAACTGGCCGGGTTGTGGGGGCAATTGATTGTTTTTATGGGTTCGTTTATCGCAGTGACCAATCCACCCGTTTATGACTTTGCGGACTTTTTAAATGACAACCTCGCGAAGATTTCAGGCGTCGCGCTGGCGTGGCTTGCATTCGCCGTGTTACGTCCGGGCTCAGATGCCCGCAAAAGCCGGCGTCATATTCGCGCGCTGCGCCGCAGTTTTGTCGATCAACTTAGCCGCCTGCCACAACTGAGTGAGCATGAGTTTGAATCGGTGGTTTATCACCACATTAGCCAGTTAAGTCATAGCCAGGATGCGCAAGCCCGCCGCTGGCTGCTGCGCTGGGGCGTTGTGTTGCTGAATTGCTCGCATGTAGTCTGGCAGCTACGCGGTTGGGAAATCCGCTCGGATCCGCTCAGCAAAGTCCGCGAGTTGTGCATTGTGTTATTGCGGGATGTGATGAGTGAGCGTGGCGTCCAGCAACGAACGCTTTCTGCCACGCTGGCCGAGCTACAGCGGATTAGCGCGGTGCTGGGCAAACATCACCAGCCTGCCGCGCGGGAACTGGCCTCGGTTATCTGGCGCTTATATTGCGCGCTTTCGCAGCTGGAGCAAGCCCCGGCAGCCGGGACGCTTACTTGA
- a CDS encoding Grx4 family monothiol glutaredoxin yields the protein MSTTLEKIQRQIAENPILLYMKGSPKLPSCGFSAQAVQALSACGERFAYVDILQNPDIRAELPKYANWPTFPQLWVEGELVGGCDIVIEMYQRGELQTLIKEAAAKHKDEPDAE from the coding sequence ATGAGCACAACACTTGAAAAAATCCAGCGCCAGATCGCTGAAAACCCAATTCTGCTGTATATGAAAGGCTCTCCGAAGCTGCCAAGCTGCGGTTTTTCCGCCCAGGCGGTGCAAGCGCTCTCTGCATGCGGTGAACGTTTTGCCTATGTAGACATTCTGCAAAACCCGGATATTCGTGCAGAACTGCCGAAATACGCTAACTGGCCAACCTTCCCGCAGCTGTGGGTTGAAGGTGAACTGGTTGGCGGCTGCGATATCGTGATTGAAATGTATCAGCGCGGTGAATTGCAGACGCTTATTAAAGAAGCGGCGGCAAAACATAAAGACGAGCCGGACGCAGAGTAA
- a CDS encoding aldo/keto reductase: MVQRIALAPQGPEFSRFVMGYWRLMDWNMSPQQLVSFIESHLDLGITTVDHADIYGGYLCEAAFGEALKLAPHLRARMEIVSKCGIATTAKPEHALGHYITERDHIIRSAEQSLVNLATDHLDLLLIHRPDPLMDADEVAEAFLHLHQSGKVRHFGVSNFTPAQFSLLQSRLPFTLATNQVEISPVHQPLLLDGTLDQLQQLRIRPMAWSCLGGGRLFNDAAFQPLRDELARVAQELNAETIEQVVYAWVMRLPSAPLPIIGSGKIERVRSALGALNLQMTRQQWFRIRKAALGYDVP; the protein is encoded by the coding sequence ATGGTTCAACGTATTGCCCTCGCGCCGCAAGGCCCTGAGTTCTCCCGTTTTGTGATGGGCTACTGGCGTTTAATGGACTGGAACATGTCCCCGCAGCAGCTGGTTAGCTTTATTGAGTCTCATCTTGATCTCGGTATTACTACCGTTGATCACGCCGATATCTACGGTGGTTATCTGTGTGAAGCGGCGTTTGGCGAGGCGCTCAAGCTCGCTCCGCATCTGCGCGCCCGCATGGAGATTGTCAGCAAATGTGGGATCGCTACTACCGCGAAACCGGAACATGCGCTGGGTCATTACATTACTGAACGCGACCACATTATTCGCAGTGCCGAACAGTCATTGGTGAATCTTGCTACCGATCACCTCGATTTGTTATTGATCCACCGTCCCGATCCGTTGATGGATGCCGATGAAGTAGCGGAAGCTTTTCTGCATTTGCATCAGAGCGGAAAAGTGCGCCACTTCGGCGTTTCCAACTTCACACCGGCGCAGTTCTCACTGTTGCAGTCGCGTCTGCCGTTTACGCTGGCGACCAATCAGGTCGAGATCTCACCGGTTCACCAGCCGCTACTGCTGGATGGCACGCTGGATCAACTGCAACAGCTGCGTATTCGCCCGATGGCATGGTCATGTCTCGGCGGCGGGCGTCTGTTTAACGATGCGGCGTTCCAGCCGCTGCGTGATGAACTGGCGCGCGTTGCGCAGGAACTGAATGCTGAAACCATCGAACAGGTGGTCTATGCCTGGGTGATGCGTCTGCCGTCTGCGCCGTTGCCCATTATTGGCTCGGGTAAAATTGAGCGCGTGCGTTCGGCGCTGGGGGCACTGAATCTCCAGATGACGCGCCAGCAGTGGTTCCGCATTCGCAAAGCGGCGCTCGGTTACGACGTGCCATAA
- the nemA gene encoding alkene reductase, with translation MSSKLFTPLKVGAITVPNRVFMAPLTRLRSIEPGDIPTPLMAEYYRQRASSGLIISEATQISAQAKGYAGAPGLHSAEQIAAWQKITDAVHSENGRIAVQLWHTGRISHSSLQPGGAAPVAPSAINAGTRTSLRDANGNATREDTSTPRALETDEIPGIVNDSRQAVANARDAGFDLVELHSAHGYLLHQFLSPSANQRTDQYGGSVENRARLVLEVVDAVSKEWDAERIGIRVSPIGSFQNMDNGPNEEADALYLIEELGKRGIAYLHMSEPDWAGGEPYTDAFREKVRARFHGPIIGAGAYTPEKAEELIEKGLIDAVAFGRAYIANPDLVKRLQLKAELNPQRPESFYGGGAEGYTDYPSL, from the coding sequence ATGTCCAGTAAATTATTTACGCCGCTGAAAGTGGGCGCGATTACCGTTCCAAACCGTGTTTTTATGGCGCCATTGACCCGACTGCGCAGCATTGAGCCGGGTGATATTCCTACCCCATTGATGGCGGAATATTATCGTCAGCGCGCCAGCTCCGGCCTGATTATCAGCGAAGCCACGCAAATCTCCGCCCAGGCGAAAGGCTATGCCGGCGCACCGGGTCTGCACAGCGCAGAACAAATCGCGGCATGGCAGAAAATCACCGATGCGGTGCATAGCGAAAACGGCCGTATCGCCGTACAGCTGTGGCACACCGGTCGTATCTCGCACAGCAGCCTGCAACCGGGTGGTGCCGCGCCGGTCGCACCGTCAGCCATCAACGCGGGAACACGTACCTCTCTGCGTGATGCCAACGGCAACGCCACGCGTGAAGACACCTCCACGCCGCGCGCGCTGGAAACCGATGAGATCCCGGGTATTGTTAATGATTCCCGCCAGGCCGTTGCCAATGCGCGCGACGCCGGGTTTGATCTGGTTGAGCTGCACTCGGCCCATGGTTATCTGTTGCACCAGTTCCTTTCACCGTCGGCGAACCAGCGTACCGACCAGTACGGCGGCAGCGTGGAAAATCGCGCGCGCCTGGTGCTGGAAGTGGTCGACGCGGTAAGCAAAGAGTGGGACGCAGAGCGCATTGGTATTCGCGTGTCTCCAATCGGTTCTTTCCAGAACATGGATAACGGCCCGAACGAAGAAGCCGATGCGTTGTATCTGATCGAAGAACTGGGCAAGCGCGGCATTGCTTACCTGCATATGTCAGAGCCGGACTGGGCAGGCGGCGAACCGTACACCGACGCTTTCCGTGAAAAAGTGCGCGCACGTTTCCACGGCCCGATCATTGGTGCAGGTGCCTATACCCCGGAAAAAGCAGAAGAGTTGATCGAGAAAGGTTTGATTGACGCGGTAGCTTTTGGTCGCGCTTATATCGCCAACCCGGACCTGGTGAAACGTCTGCAACTGAAAGCGGAACTGAACCCGCAGCGCCCGGAAAGCTTCTATGGCGGCGGCGCGGAAGGCTATACCGACTACCCTTCTCTGTGA
- a CDS encoding C40 family peptidase — protein MARIPKASITLCALLFTTLSFTPLASASEQARASAVQKAHLAKASERKKKNTSQKTSKKNSRSPAEKTTSKKTTESKKTPANKKVTTSKKASKITSRRNASSPLKTTAVTWTEKCTPRKGHKPHCVKVKSTNAIADVHKVRIQKAQKTAMSKLMNQIGKPYHWGGTSPSTGFDCSGLVYYAYKDLVKFRIPRTANEMYHLRDASPVNVAELESGDLVFFRTQGRGTADHVGVYVGNGKFIQSPRSGQDIQVTSLSEDYWQRHYVGARRVVTPKTIR, from the coding sequence GTGGCGCGGATACCAAAAGCTTCAATCACGCTCTGTGCTTTGTTGTTCACCACGCTTTCTTTCACGCCATTAGCGAGTGCCTCTGAACAGGCGCGAGCGTCAGCCGTGCAAAAAGCGCATCTGGCGAAAGCATCCGAACGTAAGAAAAAAAATACATCACAAAAGACATCAAAGAAAAACAGTCGCAGTCCGGCAGAAAAAACCACCAGCAAAAAAACAACGGAGAGCAAAAAAACTCCGGCAAACAAAAAAGTTACCACCAGCAAAAAAGCCAGCAAAATCACCTCGCGTCGTAATGCATCCAGCCCGTTAAAAACCACCGCTGTCACCTGGACTGAAAAATGTACGCCGCGCAAAGGACACAAGCCGCATTGTGTGAAGGTCAAAAGCACTAACGCCATCGCCGATGTGCATAAAGTTCGCATTCAGAAAGCCCAAAAAACCGCCATGTCCAAACTGATGAATCAGATTGGCAAGCCTTATCACTGGGGCGGCACCTCACCGAGCACCGGTTTCGATTGCAGTGGTCTGGTCTATTACGCATATAAGGATCTGGTGAAATTTCGTATTCCACGTACCGCCAATGAAATGTATCACCTGCGCGATGCATCGCCGGTGAATGTGGCGGAACTGGAGAGCGGCGATCTGGTGTTCTTCCGTACCCAGGGCCGTGGTACAGCCGATCACGTTGGCGTGTACGTCGGTAATGGTAAATTCATTCAGTCTCCGCGTAGCGGCCAGGATATTCAGGTCACCTCGCTGAGTGAAGATTACTGGCAGCGTCATTATGTCGGCGCGCGTCGCGTCGTGACGCCGAAAACCATTCGCTAA
- a CDS encoding TetR/AcrR family transcriptional regulator, with protein MSRNTEHDTREHLLATGEQLCMHRGFTGMGLSELLKTAEVPKGSFYHYFRSKEAFGVALLERHYAAYHQRLAAHFASGPGNYRDRLLAYYQETLRQFSQQGIISGCLTVKLSAEVCDLSEDMRSAMDKGARGVIALLADTLENGRNDRSLTFQGEPLTQAQVLYSLWLGANLQAKISRSALPLESALAHANNIIATPV; from the coding sequence ATGAGCAGAAATACTGAACATGACACGCGCGAACATTTACTGGCGACCGGCGAGCAGCTTTGCATGCATCGCGGGTTTACCGGTATGGGCCTGAGCGAACTACTGAAAACGGCGGAAGTGCCAAAAGGCTCTTTTTACCACTATTTTCGCTCCAAAGAGGCGTTCGGCGTGGCGTTACTTGAGCGTCACTATGCCGCTTATCACCAGCGGCTGGCGGCCCATTTCGCCAGCGGTCCGGGAAACTACCGCGACAGGTTGCTGGCGTATTATCAGGAGACGCTCCGGCAGTTTAGCCAACAGGGGATTATTAGCGGTTGCCTGACGGTGAAACTCTCAGCTGAAGTGTGCGATCTGTCGGAAGATATGCGTTCAGCAATGGACAAAGGGGCGCGCGGCGTTATCGCCCTGCTCGCGGATACGCTGGAAAACGGGCGTAACGATCGCAGCTTAACGTTTCAGGGCGAACCGCTAACGCAGGCGCAAGTGTTGTACTCCCTGTGGTTAGGTGCCAATTTGCAGGCCAAAATTTCGCGAAGCGCCCTGCCGCTGGAAAGCGCGCTGGCGCACGCAAACAACATCATCGCAACGCCTGTCTGA
- the slyB gene encoding outer membrane lipoprotein SlyB has translation MMLRALAVSLIGFTLAGCVNNDTLSGDVYSASEAKQVQNVTYGTIVNVRPVQIQGGDENNVIGALGGAVLGGFLGNTVGGGTGRSLATAAGAVAGGVAGQSVQGSLNKTQGVELEIRKDDGNTIMVVQKQGNTRFSAGQRVVMASNGRQITVSPR, from the coding sequence ATGATGTTACGTGCACTGGCAGTTTCGCTGATTGGTTTTACTTTGGCTGGCTGCGTGAATAACGACACGCTTTCCGGTGATGTCTACTCTGCATCCGAAGCTAAACAGGTGCAGAATGTCACTTACGGCACCATTGTTAACGTCCGTCCGGTACAGATTCAGGGTGGCGATGAAAACAATGTCATCGGCGCGCTTGGCGGTGCAGTGCTGGGTGGTTTCCTTGGTAACACCGTTGGTGGCGGCACAGGTCGTTCTCTGGCCACCGCAGCAGGCGCGGTAGCCGGTGGCGTTGCAGGGCAATCCGTCCAGGGTTCACTGAATAAAACGCAGGGTGTTGAGCTGGAAATTCGTAAAGATGATGGCAACACCATTATGGTCGTACAGAAACAGGGTAACACCCGTTTCTCCGCAGGCCAGCGCGTCGTGATGGCAAGCAATGGTCGTCAGATTACCGTTTCCCCGCGTTAA
- the sodC gene encoding superoxide dismutase [Cu-Zn] SodC yields MKRFSLAVLALVVCAGAQAASEEVDMNLVTAQGVGQSIGSVKISETDKGLEFAPDLKALPPGEHGFHVHAKGSCQPAIKEGKASAAEAAGGHLDPQHTGKHEGPEGAGHLGDLPVLVVNNDGKATDPVVAPRLKKLTDVKGKALMVHVGGDNMSDQPKPLGGGGARYACGVIK; encoded by the coding sequence ATGAAGCGTTTTAGTCTGGCTGTGCTGGCGCTCGTTGTTTGCGCCGGGGCGCAAGCCGCCAGTGAAGAAGTGGACATGAACCTGGTCACTGCGCAGGGCGTGGGGCAGTCTATTGGTAGTGTAAAAATCAGCGAAACCGATAAAGGGCTGGAATTTGCGCCCGATCTGAAAGCCCTGCCGCCCGGCGAGCATGGTTTTCACGTCCATGCCAAAGGTAGTTGCCAGCCTGCTATTAAAGAAGGGAAAGCCTCTGCGGCTGAAGCTGCGGGAGGGCACCTCGATCCGCAACATACCGGCAAACATGAAGGGCCAGAGGGCGCCGGACATTTAGGCGACCTGCCGGTGTTGGTGGTCAACAACGACGGTAAAGCGACCGACCCGGTGGTGGCGCCGCGTCTGAAAAAACTCACGGATGTGAAAGGCAAAGCGCTGATGGTGCACGTTGGCGGCGATAATATGTCCGATCAACCGAAACCGCTCGGTGGTGGCGGCGCACGTTATGCCTGCGGTGTTATCAAGTAA
- the anmK gene encoding anhydro-N-acetylmuramic acid kinase yields MKSGRYIGVMSGTSLDGVDVVLAAIDETMVAQQASLTFPIPLPLKEAILGICQGQQLTLSQLGRLDTQLGQLFADAVLALMDREQLHPEDIVAIGCHGQTVWHEPTGIAPHTLQIGDNNQIAARTGVTVVGDFRRRDIALGGQGAPLVPAFHHALLAHPVERRMVLNIGGIANLSLLIPGQPVRGYDTGPGNMLMDAWIWRQKGKPYDKDAQWASEGKVVLPLLQNMLSDAYFATPAPKSTGREYFNYSWLERHLAHFPGLSASDVQATLAELTAVTISEQVLLSGGCERLLVCGGGSRNPLLMARLAGLLPGTEVTTTDEAGISGDDMEALAFAWLAWRTLAGLPGNLPSVTGASAASVLGAIYPANPRQNQS; encoded by the coding sequence ATGAAATCGGGTCGCTACATTGGGGTGATGTCTGGAACAAGTCTGGATGGAGTTGATGTGGTGCTGGCGGCAATCGATGAAACCATGGTCGCGCAGCAAGCGAGCCTGACGTTTCCGATTCCGCTGCCGTTAAAAGAGGCGATTCTTGGCATTTGTCAGGGGCAGCAACTCACACTCTCGCAACTGGGGCGGCTTGATACCCAACTGGGCCAATTGTTCGCCGACGCGGTGCTGGCGCTAATGGACCGAGAGCAACTCCACCCGGAAGATATCGTTGCGATTGGCTGTCACGGGCAGACCGTCTGGCATGAGCCGACAGGTATTGCGCCGCATACGCTGCAAATTGGTGACAATAACCAAATCGCGGCGCGTACGGGTGTGACAGTGGTCGGTGACTTTCGCCGCCGTGATATCGCGCTTGGCGGGCAGGGCGCGCCGCTGGTGCCTGCCTTTCACCATGCACTACTGGCGCACCCGGTAGAACGGCGCATGGTGCTCAACATTGGTGGCATCGCCAATCTATCGCTGTTGATCCCCGGTCAGCCGGTCCGAGGTTATGACACAGGCCCAGGCAACATGCTCATGGACGCATGGATTTGGCGGCAAAAAGGCAAACCGTACGACAAAGATGCGCAGTGGGCGAGTGAAGGCAAAGTGGTGCTGCCGCTACTGCAAAACATGCTAAGCGATGCCTACTTTGCCACGCCCGCGCCGAAAAGCACCGGTCGTGAATATTTTAATTACAGCTGGCTGGAACGCCACCTCGCGCACTTCCCGGGTTTAAGCGCCAGCGATGTGCAGGCGACATTGGCTGAGTTGACGGCGGTGACAATTTCCGAGCAGGTGCTGCTTAGTGGCGGTTGTGAACGCCTGCTGGTCTGCGGCGGTGGGAGTCGAAATCCGTTGCTCATGGCTCGTCTGGCGGGGCTGCTGCCCGGTACAGAAGTCACTACCACCGATGAAGCCGGTATCAGCGGCGATGACATGGAAGCGCTGGCGTTTGCCTGGCTTGCGTGGCGAACCCTGGCCGGACTGCCTGGCAATCTGCCATCCGTCACTGGCGCGTCCGCTGCCTCGGTGCTCGGCGCGATTTACCCCGCTAACCCGCGGCAGAATCAGAGTTAA
- a CDS encoding DUF1289 domain-containing protein: MPEQLEFFPVQSPCRGICQSDERGFCRGCMRSRDERFNWQKMTDMQKQEVLRLCRQRLQRKMRASKASSAEEPQQPSLF, from the coding sequence GTGCCAGAACAACTGGAGTTTTTCCCCGTCCAGAGCCCGTGCCGCGGTATTTGCCAGTCGGATGAGCGCGGCTTTTGTCGTGGCTGCATGCGTAGTCGCGATGAGCGTTTTAACTGGCAAAAAATGACCGATATGCAAAAGCAAGAGGTGCTACGTTTGTGCCGCCAGCGCTTGCAGCGCAAAATGCGCGCAAGCAAAGCCTCTTCTGCGGAAGAACCTCAGCAACCTTCACTGTTTTGA
- the slyA gene encoding transcriptional regulator SlyA has protein sequence MKLESPLGSDLARLVRVWRALIDHRLKPLELTQTHWVTLHNIHQLPPDQSQIQLAKAIGIEQPSLVRTLDQLEEKGLISRQTCANDRRAKRIKLTEKADPIIEEMETVIRKTRGEILSGISAEELDLLIKMIARLEQNISELQSRD, from the coding sequence ATGAAATTGGAATCGCCATTAGGTTCTGATCTGGCACGCTTAGTGCGCGTCTGGCGCGCTTTGATTGACCATCGCCTGAAACCTCTGGAATTAACGCAGACTCACTGGGTAACGCTGCATAATATTCATCAGCTGCCGCCCGATCAGTCGCAAATTCAACTGGCAAAAGCGATTGGCATTGAGCAGCCTTCGCTGGTGCGTACGCTGGATCAACTGGAAGAGAAAGGCCTTATTTCTCGCCAGACCTGCGCCAACGATCGCCGGGCAAAGCGCATCAAATTGACAGAAAAAGCGGACCCAATCATTGAAGAGATGGAGACGGTTATTCGTAAAACCCGGGGGGAAATTCTTTCCGGTATCTCTGCGGAAGAACTCGATCTGTTGATTAAAATGATTGCCCGGCTGGAACAAAACATAAGTGAGCTTCAGTCGCGAGACTGA
- the mliC gene encoding C-type lysozyme inhibitor — protein sequence MKKILIACLPALLAGCSYYNQFVERMHTDTLVYQCDEKPLTVKINNTRQQASFVWDDKLLTLQQGLSASGARYTDGVYVFWSKGESATVYKRDRIVLNNCQLIPQR from the coding sequence ATGAAAAAAATACTCATCGCCTGTCTGCCTGCACTGCTTGCCGGATGCAGCTATTACAATCAGTTTGTAGAACGCATGCATACCGATACGCTGGTTTACCAGTGCGACGAAAAACCGCTCACCGTGAAAATTAATAACACCCGTCAGCAGGCGAGTTTTGTCTGGGATGATAAATTGCTGACCTTACAGCAAGGGCTTTCAGCCTCTGGCGCACGCTATACGGATGGCGTCTACGTTTTCTGGTCGAAGGGTGAGAGTGCTACCGTCTACAAGCGCGATCGCATCGTACTGAATAATTGCCA
- a CDS encoding DUF1656 domain-containing protein: MKLNPSFPNLPLQDLIFGASVYFPPVFKVAMLGFLFWLIAHRLLRGWIYAGDIWPPILMDLSLFVIALSLALGLLVVW; this comes from the coding sequence GTGAAGTTGAACCCAAGTTTCCCGAACTTACCCCTGCAAGACCTGATTTTTGGCGCATCGGTCTATTTCCCTCCCGTATTTAAAGTGGCTATGCTGGGCTTCCTGTTCTGGCTTATTGCTCACCGGCTGTTGCGCGGGTGGATTTATGCGGGTGATATCTGGCCCCCCATCCTGATGGATCTCTCCTTATTTGTTATTGCGCTGAGCCTCGCCCTCGGCTTGCTAGTTGTGTGGTAA